GGAGACGCTGTCGCCCGGCACCGCGCTGGTGCTGGCCCGCCCCGCCGGCGAGGATGCCGCCACGCTGACGCGTATCGCGCAGGCGGCGGTCGGACTCGGGCTGAAGCCCGTGCTGTTCGATCTCTCCGGCGGCGCGCCGGTCGCGGGCGCGGTGACGATTTGTCTTCCTTCCCGGCAAGGCCTTGCGGCGCAGGCGACGCTTCTGCCGGCGGCGCAGAGGCTCGTCATCGAGGCGGCGGCCGGACGCGTCGGCGAGGGCTTTGGCACGCCGCTGCGCTCTTCCAAGGTGACGGACGGGGAAAGCCCGTGACGGGGGTGCGGATCCTCGTCCTCGGCAACGCCAATGTCGATCTGGTGCTCGGCGAGATCGACGGCTGGCCGCGCATCGGCACCGAGATCAGGGTCGAGCGCGCCGAGATGCGCGCCGGCGGTTCGGCCGGCAACAGCGCGCTGGCGCTCGCCGGCATGGGCGTTCCGCATCGCTTCATCGCCTCGACCGGCAGCGACCCCAACGGCGCGTGGCTGCGTGGCGCGTTCGACGCCGCCTCCTGCGACTGGATCGACGACGACGGCGCGACGACGCTCACCGTCGGCATCGTCCACAAGGGCGGCGACCGCGCGTTCCTCACCACGCCCGGCCATCTCGACACCGCCCGCGTCGAGGAGCTCGTCGCGCGCCTGCCCGACGCGCCGCTCGGCCCCGCCTTCGCCCTCGTCTCCGGCGGCTTCCTGATGCCGGGCATCCGCGCCGGCACCGACGATCTTCTCGACGCGCTCACTGCGCGCGGCTGGCGCACGGCGATCGACCCCGGCTGGCCGCCGGAAGGCTGGCAAGAGGAGACGCTGCGGCTGATGGGAGGCTGGCTCGCCCGCGCCGACGTCGCCCTGCTCAACGAGGTCGAGGCCCAGGCCATCGCCGGGAAGGAGGGGACCGCGCCGGCGGCGGAGCTGCTCGCCGCGCGGCTCGCCCCCGGCCGCATCCTCGTCATCAAGCAGGGCGAGAAGGGCGCGGGCGCCTGGCAGGGCGGCCGGAATTTCCATGCCGCCGCGCCGAAGGTCCGCGTCATCGACACGGTCGGGGCGGGCGACACCTTCAATGCCGGCTTCCTTGCCGCGCTGGCGAAGGGGGCGGGGCCGGCCGCCGCGCTCGCCAAGGGTGTTCAGGCCGCCTCGCGCGCCGTCTCGACCTCGCCGCGCCGCTACGGGCCGTGAAACGGCCGGTTGACACAAGACGGCGGACGCGGGATCGGGCAAGAGGTTCGACAGCGGCGGCCCGTCCGCAATGAGGAGGAATTTCCCGACATGAGCAAGCTCACGCTCTGGCACTGCGCCGACGCCCGCTCCTTCCGCGCGCTGTGGGCGCTGGAGGAACTCGGCCTCGACTACGAACTGCGCGTGCTGCCCTTCCCGCCGCGCGCTTTCGACAAGGGCTATTTCGAGGAAAACCCGCTCGGCACGGTGCCGCTTCTGGTCGACGGCGCGACGCGGATGACGGAATCGGCCGCCATCCCTCATTATCTCGCCACCGTCCATGGCGGCGGCCGGCTGGCGCTTCCCGTCGACCATCCCGCATACGGCGCCTACCTCAACTGGCTGCATCACGGCGAGGCGACGCTGACCTTCCCGCAGACCATCTATCTTCGCTATGCGAAGCTGGAGCCCGAGGAGCGCCGCCAGCCGGTCGTCGCCGAGGATTACAAGAAATGGTTCCTCGGCCGGCTGAAGCTCGCCGAGGCGAGCCTCGCCGACGGGCGCGATTTCCTCGTCGGCGGCAGCTTCACCATGGCCGACATCTCGGTCGGCTACGCCATCATGCTGGCGCAGATGATCGGCATCGGGCCGGAACTGCCGCCGCACGCGCTCGGCTGGTTCCGCCGCCTGAAGACGCGGCCGGGCTATCTCGCCGCCAAGGAGGCGCAGAAGGCCGGGCCGCCGCTGTTTCAGCCGTCGTCGCCGGCGCGCGAATAGTTCTCGCCGAGGCACACGCGCATGCCGCGCGAGCCCTCGCGGATCGAGCGCGGCTTCAGCCCGAAGGCGGCGCGGATCGTGTGGCTGAAATGGCTGGAATCGGGATAGCCGAGGCCGAGCGCCACCGCGGTCAGGCTGTCCGCGCCATTGGCGTGGTCCATGAAGCGGCGTGCGCGCTTCCACATCCGCTGGGTGCGGAAGGAGGAGCCGGCCTCGTCCTTGAACAGGTGCAGGAAGCGCGAGGTGGAAAGCCCGACCGCGCCGGCGCAGGCCTCGGCAGAAATCGCCGTGTCCGGCAGCTCGTCGAGCAGGCGGGCGAGGACATGGCGCACGCGCTTGTCGATAGTGCGCGGCTTCAGCCGCTCGCGCAGGAAATAGCGGTCGAACTCGGCGGTGGAGAAGCCGCCGGCGTCCGCGCCCCGTGTCACCTCGCGCCGCGCGGTCAGGATGCGGCGGATCAGCCGCCCGTCCCCCGGCCCGTCATTGATGCGGCCAATGAAGGCGGCGGCGTCAGCCGCGTCGACCGTCTCGGGCTCGAAGCAGACGGTGGCGATGCGGCCGCTCGGCGTGCGCAGCCGGTGCGGCGCGAAGGCGGGAACGGCGGCGATGCGGCGCTTCTGCCACGGCCCGTCGCCGACGCGGATGTCGAGATGGCTGTCCGGCGAGGCGTAGACCGCGACCGCGCCGAGGCGGCGCGTGCTCATCGCGTTGCCGACGAGCCCGCTGTAGAACAGCCGCTCGCGGCCGATCAGCATCCGGCTCGGCAGCCTGTCATCGCGGTCCGTCATCGCCATTCTCCTCCCGCTTGCAAGCTAGAGGATCGCAGCGAAAAGGGGAATGCGGCTTTCACGCCCATCCGTGTCGATCAGGGCGCTTTTCCGATGGAGGCGGGCAGGCCGTTTACCCTCCGGCACTGTCCGGCGCGATCTCGATCAGGACCTGTCCGGCGGCGACCTGATCGCCGGGTGCGACGGTGACCGCCGCGACCAGCCCGGCAATGTCGGCGGCGTGGACATGCTCCATCTTCATCGCCTCCAGCGTGACCAGCGGCTGGCCGGGCGTGACGGCCGTGCCCGCCGCGACCTCGACCGCGACGACGCGCCCGCTCATCGCCGCCCTTACTTTGCCGTCGCCACCCGCCGCCCCGACGCGCGCGGCCGGCGCGCGGGTCAGGTCGCGCGCCGACCACACCGCGCCGCGATAGCGGAAATCGACGGTCGCGCCGTCTTGCGCGAAGGCCGCGCTTTCCATCACCCCGTCGAGCACGAAACGGACGCCTTCCCCGTCGCTTCCCACCGCCGCGAGGCGATGGTCGTCGCCGTCGATAACGACGGCGAAGTCGTGCGGCGAAAGCTGTGCCACCCGCGCGGCGACCGGCTCGCCGTCGAGGGTGAAGCTCAGCGCCACCGGCAGCGCGGGGGCGAGCGTCGCCGCCGCACCGTGATTGGCCGCGCCGGCCCGGTGGATAAACCAGGCGGCGAGCGCGGTGGCGCGGGCCTGCGCCTCACTGTTCCGCGCCGTCAGCGCGGCCTCGTTCCGGCCGATGAAGGCGGTGGTCGCCTCGCCCGCGGCGAAGACCGGATGAGCGAGGCAGCGGCCGAGGAATTCCTGGTTGGTGACGACGCCGAGCGCGGTCATCTCCTCCAGCGCCAGCAGCAGCCGGCGCCGCGCCTCCTCGCGCGTCGCGCCATGGGCGACGAGCTTGGCGATCATCGAATCGTAATAGGGCGGGATCGCGCCGCCCGGCCTGAGCGCGTGGTCGGTGCGGATGCCCTCGGCCGGCCGCCAGCCGCGCATCGTGCCGCTCTGCGGCATGAAGCCGTGCCGCGCGTCCTCGGCGCACAGCCGCACCTCGATGGCGTGGCCGGCAAAGGCGATCTCGTCCTGCGCGAGCGGCAGCGCCTCGCCGGCCGCGACGCGCAACTGCCATTCGACGAGGTCGAGGCCGGTGATCGCCTCCGTCACCGGATGCTCGACCTGGAGCCGCGTGTTCATCTCCATGAACCAGAAGCGGCCGTCCGGGTCGAGCAGGAATTCGAGCGTGCCCGCGCCCTCGTAGCCGATGGCCCGCGCCGCGGCCACCGCCGCCTCGCCCATCCGCGCGCGCAAGGCGGGGTCGACGGCGGGCGAGGGCGCTTCCTCGATCAGCTTCTGGTGGCGGCGCTGCACCGAGCAGTCGCGCTCGCCCAGATGCACGACATGGCCGTGGCGATCGGCGAAGACCTGGATCTCGACATGGCGCGGCTCGGCAACGGCGCGCTCGAGGATGACCGTGTCGTCGCCGAAGGCGTTCAGCGCCTCGGAGCGCGCCGCGCGCAGCAGCGAGGCGAAATCCTCCTGCCGTTCGCAGAGCCGCATGCCGCGCCCGCCGCCGCCGGCCGCCGCCTTGATCATCAGCGGAAAGCCGATCTTCCCGGCTTCTTCGGCAAGGCGCCCGGCGCTCTGGTCCTCGCCCTGATAGCCGGGGATGCAGGGAACGCCGGCCTCCTCCATCAGCCGCTTCGCGCCCGCCTTGTCGCCCATGGCAAGGATCGCCTCCGGCGACGGGCCGACGAAGACGAGGCCGGCAGCGCGGCAGGCTTCGGCGAAGCCGGCGTTCTCGGCGAGGAAGCCGTAGCCGGGATGGATCGCGTCCGCGCCCGTCCGGCGCGCGGAGTCGATGATCGCCTCGATGTCGAGATAGGATTGCGCCGGCAGCGGCCCGCCGATGCAGGCGGCGCGGTCGGCGGCCATGACATGGGCGGCGTCCGCGTCGGCCTCGGAATAGACCGCGACCGTGCGGTAGCCGAGCCGGCGCGCCGTCCTCATCACGCGCAGCGCGATCTCGCCGCGATTGGCGACCAGCAGGGTGGAAAAGGGTGTCATTCCGCTCATCGTCGCTCCGGCCGCCTCATCCCGCCTTGGGGAAGGTTCCCATGAACTTGCACAGGATCTGGAGCATCACCTCGTCCGCGCCGCCGCCGATCGAGGTGACGCGGCCGTCGCGGAAGATGCGCGCGACGTGGTTGTCCATCGTGTAGCCCATGCCGCCCCAGAATTGCAGGCAGCCGTCGGCCACCTCGCGGATCAGCCGCCCGGCCTTCAGCTTGGCCATGGTGGCGATGCGCGTGGCGTCCTCGCCGCGCACGATGGTCTCCACGCCCTGCCACGACAGCGCGCGCAGCGCGGCGACCTCGGTCTCCATCTCGGCCAGCCGGTAATGCACCCACTGGTTGTCGAGGAGCGGGCGGCCGAACGCCTTGCGCTCGCGCGTGTAGTCGACGGTCATGTCGATGGCGCGCTGCGCCATCGCCCCGGCGTTCAGCGCGCCCCACAGCCGCTCGTACTGGAACTGCTCCATCTGGTAGACGAAGCCCATGCCTTCCTCGCCGATGCGGTTCGCCTGCGGCACGCGCACGTCGTCGAAGAACAGTTGCGCCGTGTCCGACGCGTTCATGCCGATCTTGCGGATCTTCTTCGCGACGGAGACGCCCTTCGTCTTCATCGGCACCACGATCAGCGACTTGTTGCGATGCGGCGCGCCGTCCGAGGTGTTGGCGAGCAGGCAGCAGAAATCGGCCTGCGTGCCGCTCGTCGTCCACATCTTGCCGCCGTTGATGACGTAGTCGCCGCCGTCCTTGCGCGCCGTGGTGCGGATCGCGGCGACGTCCGAGCCGCCGCCGACCTCCGACACGCCGAGGCAGCAGACCGCCTCGCCGCGGATCGCCGGGCCAAGGACCGCCTCGCGCAGCTCCTTGCTGCCGTGGCGGGCGAGCGCCGGCGTCGCCATGTCGGTCTGCACGCCGATGGCCATCGGGATGCCGCCGCAATCGATGGCGGCGAGCGCCTCGGCCAGCACCGCCGGATAGGAATAGTCGAGGCCGAGGCCGCCATTCTCGACCGGCTTGTCGAGGCCGAGCAGGCCGAGGTCGCCGAGCTGGCCGAACACCTCTCGCGCCGGGAAGATTTCCTCCTCCTCCCATCGCTCGACATGGGGGTTGATCTTCTCGGCCGCCCAGCGGCGCACCGTGTTCCTGATCTCTTCGTGCTCGTGGGTAAGCTGCATCCGGTGTCCCCCGATCCTCATGGCCGCGCGACGGAAAACTGCATCGGCTGCGGCCGGCGTGCTTCCGCCTCGCGGCAGATGGCAAGCGTCGTCGCCAGCACCGCGCGGGTGTCGCGCGGGTCGATGACGCCGTCGTCCAGCAATTGCGCGCTGGTGGTGAAGACGTCCATCTGGCTCTCGAAATGCGCGATGATACGGCTCTTCATCAGGTCGAGCCTGGCATGGTCGACCTCGCCCTTGCGGCGCATGCCGGCCTCGGTGACGATGCGCATCGTCTCGGCCGCCTGCTCGCCGCCCATCACCGCGGTCTTGGCGTTCGGCCAGGAAAAGCAGAAGCGCGGGGAAAAGCCGCGTCCGCACATGCCGTAATTGCCCGCGCCGAACGAGGCGCCGCAATAGAGCGTGATCTGCGGCACGGTGGCGTTGGTCACGGCCTGGATCATCTTCGAGCCGTGCTTGATGATGCCGCCCTCCTCCGCCTCGCGCCCGACCATGAAGCCGGTGGTGTTGTTCAAATAGAGGATCGGCGTGCGCGACTGGCAGCAGGCCTGGATGAAATGTGTCGCTTTCGACGCGCCGGCGCTGTCGATCGGGCCGTTGTTGGTGACGACGCCGACCGGCCAGCCCTCGACGGCGAAATGGCCGCACACGGTGGCGCTGCCGTAGTTTTCGGAGAATTCGAGGAAGTCGGAGCCGTCGGCGATACGGGCTATCACCTGCCGCATGTCGACCGGGCGCTTGTGGTCCATCGGCATGATGCCGAGAAGGTCCTGCGCGTCGTGGAGCGGCGGGGAAAAGCCGCGCGCCCCGGCTTGCGGCAGGTCGCGGTTCCAGTCGAGCCTTGCCACGATCTCGCGGGCGATGCGGACGGCGTCGCGGTCGTCTTCGGCGAGGTAGTCGCCGAGGCCGGAAATCGAGGTGTGCATCTCCGCGCCGCCCAGCTCCTCCTCGCTCGCCACCTCGCCGGTCGCGGCCTTGAGCAGCGGCGGACCGGCGAGGAAGGCGTGCGAGCGCCCGCGCACCATGACGATGTAGTCGGAAAGCCCGGTCTGGTAAGCGCCGCCGGCCGTGGACGAGCCGTGAGTGACGGTAATCACCGGAAGGCCCGCTGCGGACATGCGGGCGAGGTTGCGGAAGGTGGTGCCGCCGTGGATGAAGTCGGCGACGCGATAGGTCATCAAATTGGCGCCGGCGCTCTCGACGAGCTGGACATAGGGCAGCCGGTTTTCGAGCGCGATCTCCTGCGCCCGCAGAATCTTGTCGAGCCCCATCGGCTGCAACGCACCGGCGTCGATGCCGGAATCGGAGACGATGATCATCGCCCGCGCGCCGGAAACGAAGCCGATGCCGGCGATGACGCCACCGCCCGGCACGCTTTTGTCGAGGTCGGGCGTGTCCATGCCGAGGCCGGCGAGCGCGCAAAGCTCGAGGAACGGCGCGCCCGGATCGAGCAGCAGCGCCAGCCGCTGGCGCGGCAGCAACTGGCCGCGCTTCTCGAACCGCTCGGTCGAGGCCGCCGACTTCGCCTCGGTGCGGCGGCGGAAGCCGTCGACGCGCTCGATCAGCGCCAGCATGCCGTCGCGATTGGCGCGGAAGACATCGCTGCCGGTCGAGACGGTCGATTCGATCACTGCCATGGGCGTCAATCCTGCTTAACGGCGCGAGACTAGGCGGTGGCCTCAGCGGTTTCTTGTGTCCACTCGCTGACACTGCGGGGCAGCGCCTCGCCGCAAGAACGCGCCCGCGCCCGACTCTATCGTCCGCACGAGACGCATCCGGGAGCGAGGAAAGCCGCCGATGATCGAAGGACTGTTCGAACGCCCTGCCGGGCTCGGCCTCCTCACCGCGGAGCACGACGCGCTGCGCCGGACAGTGCGCGCCTTCGTCGCGCGCGAGATCGCGCCCAACATCGCCGCGTGGGAGGAGGCGCGCCGCCTGCCGCGCGCGCTCTACCGCAAGGCGGCGCAGATCGGCCTTCAGGGGCTGATCTTCCCCGAGGCGCTGGGCGGTTCGGGCGGCGATTTCCTGATGCAGATCGTGGCGAGCGAGGAGATCGCCCGCGCCGGGGCCGGCGGCGTCTGCGCCTCGCTCGGCTCCTACATGATCGGCCTGCCGCCGATCGTGAAGCTCGGCTCGCCGGAAATCCTCGAAACCTACGCGCGGCCGATCATCGCCGGGGAGAAGATTGCGGCGCTCGCCGTCACCGAGCCGGGCGGCGGCTCGGACGTGGCCGCGCTGCGCACCGCGGCCCGGCGCGAGGGCGACCACTATGTCGTCA
The window above is part of the Aquamicrobium sp. genome. Proteins encoded here:
- a CDS encoding acyl-CoA dehydrogenase family protein: MQLTHEHEEIRNTVRRWAAEKINPHVERWEEEEIFPAREVFGQLGDLGLLGLDKPVENGGLGLDYSYPAVLAEALAAIDCGGIPMAIGVQTDMATPALARHGSKELREAVLGPAIRGEAVCCLGVSEVGGGSDVAAIRTTARKDGGDYVINGGKMWTTSGTQADFCCLLANTSDGAPHRNKSLIVVPMKTKGVSVAKKIRKIGMNASDTAQLFFDDVRVPQANRIGEEGMGFVYQMEQFQYERLWGALNAGAMAQRAIDMTVDYTRERKAFGRPLLDNQWVHYRLAEMETEVAALRALSWQGVETIVRGEDATRIATMAKLKAGRLIREVADGCLQFWGGMGYTMDNHVARIFRDGRVTSIGGGADEVMLQILCKFMGTFPKAG
- a CDS encoding glutathione S-transferase family protein, with amino-acid sequence MSKLTLWHCADARSFRALWALEELGLDYELRVLPFPPRAFDKGYFEENPLGTVPLLVDGATRMTESAAIPHYLATVHGGGRLALPVDHPAYGAYLNWLHHGEATLTFPQTIYLRYAKLEPEERRQPVVAEDYKKWFLGRLKLAEASLADGRDFLVGGSFTMADISVGYAIMLAQMIGIGPELPPHALGWFRRLKTRPGYLAAKEAQKAGPPLFQPSSPARE
- a CDS encoding helix-turn-helix domain-containing protein yields the protein MTDRDDRLPSRMLIGRERLFYSGLVGNAMSTRRLGAVAVYASPDSHLDIRVGDGPWQKRRIAAVPAFAPHRLRTPSGRIATVCFEPETVDAADAAAFIGRINDGPGDGRLIRRILTARREVTRGADAGGFSTAEFDRYFLRERLKPRTIDKRVRHVLARLLDELPDTAISAEACAGAVGLSTSRFLHLFKDEAGSSFRTQRMWKRARRFMDHANGADSLTAVALGLGYPDSSHFSHTIRAAFGLKPRSIREGSRGMRVCLGENYSRAGDDG
- a CDS encoding acyl-CoA carboxylase subunit beta, which encodes MAVIESTVSTGSDVFRANRDGMLALIERVDGFRRRTEAKSAASTERFEKRGQLLPRQRLALLLDPGAPFLELCALAGLGMDTPDLDKSVPGGGVIAGIGFVSGARAMIIVSDSGIDAGALQPMGLDKILRAQEIALENRLPYVQLVESAGANLMTYRVADFIHGGTTFRNLARMSAAGLPVITVTHGSSTAGGAYQTGLSDYIVMVRGRSHAFLAGPPLLKAATGEVASEEELGGAEMHTSISGLGDYLAEDDRDAVRIAREIVARLDWNRDLPQAGARGFSPPLHDAQDLLGIMPMDHKRPVDMRQVIARIADGSDFLEFSENYGSATVCGHFAVEGWPVGVVTNNGPIDSAGASKATHFIQACCQSRTPILYLNNTTGFMVGREAEEGGIIKHGSKMIQAVTNATVPQITLYCGASFGAGNYGMCGRGFSPRFCFSWPNAKTAVMGGEQAAETMRIVTEAGMRRKGEVDHARLDLMKSRIIAHFESQMDVFTTSAQLLDDGVIDPRDTRAVLATTLAICREAEARRPQPMQFSVARP
- a CDS encoding carbohydrate kinase family protein — encoded protein: MTGVRILVLGNANVDLVLGEIDGWPRIGTEIRVERAEMRAGGSAGNSALALAGMGVPHRFIASTGSDPNGAWLRGAFDAASCDWIDDDGATTLTVGIVHKGGDRAFLTTPGHLDTARVEELVARLPDAPLGPAFALVSGGFLMPGIRAGTDDLLDALTARGWRTAIDPGWPPEGWQEETLRLMGGWLARADVALLNEVEAQAIAGKEGTAPAAELLAARLAPGRILVIKQGEKGAGAWQGGRNFHAAAPKVRVIDTVGAGDTFNAGFLAALAKGAGPAAALAKGVQAASRAVSTSPRRYGP
- a CDS encoding acetyl-CoA carboxylase biotin carboxylase subunit translates to MSGMTPFSTLLVANRGEIALRVMRTARRLGYRTVAVYSEADADAAHVMAADRAACIGGPLPAQSYLDIEAIIDSARRTGADAIHPGYGFLAENAGFAEACRAAGLVFVGPSPEAILAMGDKAGAKRLMEEAGVPCIPGYQGEDQSAGRLAEEAGKIGFPLMIKAAAGGGGRGMRLCERQEDFASLLRAARSEALNAFGDDTVILERAVAEPRHVEIQVFADRHGHVVHLGERDCSVQRRHQKLIEEAPSPAVDPALRARMGEAAVAAARAIGYEGAGTLEFLLDPDGRFWFMEMNTRLQVEHPVTEAITGLDLVEWQLRVAAGEALPLAQDEIAFAGHAIEVRLCAEDARHGFMPQSGTMRGWRPAEGIRTDHALRPGGAIPPYYDSMIAKLVAHGATREEARRRLLLALEEMTALGVVTNQEFLGRCLAHPVFAAGEATTAFIGRNEAALTARNSEAQARATALAAWFIHRAGAANHGAAATLAPALPVALSFTLDGEPVAARVAQLSPHDFAVVIDGDDHRLAAVGSDGEGVRFVLDGVMESAAFAQDGATVDFRYRGAVWSARDLTRAPAARVGAAGGDGKVRAAMSGRVVAVEVAAGTAVTPGQPLVTLEAMKMEHVHAADIAGLVAAVTVAPGDQVAAGQVLIEIAPDSAGG